A DNA window from Acetobacter aceti NBRC 14818 contains the following coding sequences:
- a CDS encoding YbaB/EbfC family nucleoid-associated protein, producing the protein MKNLAGLMKQASQMQSKMEEMQASLEKIEIQGSAGAGMVTVTLSGKGDLKAITIDPKLADPTEMEMLQDLIVAACADAKARLDKTASEEMQKVTGGLNLPPGLKLPF; encoded by the coding sequence ATGAAAAATCTTGCCGGACTGATGAAGCAGGCTTCGCAGATGCAGTCGAAGATGGAAGAAATGCAGGCGAGTCTTGAGAAAATCGAGATTCAGGGTAGCGCCGGTGCGGGCATGGTGACCGTGACGCTAAGCGGAAAGGGCGATCTGAAAGCAATCACGATCGACCCGAAGCTGGCAGACCCGACCGAGATGGAAATGCTGCAGGACCTGATCGTCGCCGCCTGTGCGGATGCGAAGGCGCGTCTCGATAAGACGGCTTCTGAAGAAATGCAGAAGGTCACGGGTGGCCTGAACCTGCCGCCGGGACTGAAGCTGCCGTTCTGA
- the recR gene encoding recombination mediator RecR, protein MAVADIDHLIGLIARLPGLGPRSARRVALALLRDPQRRMLPLARAMESAAMSVKTCSVCGNLDVTDPCRICVDPDRPHDIVCVVETVSDLWALERAGAHRGVYQVLGGVLSALKGIGPEDLNVGSLFERLRDGSIREVILALGSTVEGATTMYWLQEKIAPYDVVVSRVAQGVPMGGALDVLDDGTLAAAVSARRLI, encoded by the coding sequence ATGGCTGTTGCCGATATTGACCATCTCATTGGTCTGATCGCCCGCCTGCCGGGGCTTGGTCCCCGGTCGGCGCGACGGGTGGCGCTGGCGTTGTTGCGTGATCCGCAGCGCCGGATGCTTCCGTTGGCGCGTGCAATGGAAAGCGCCGCAATGTCGGTGAAGACCTGCTCCGTCTGCGGTAATCTCGACGTGACCGATCCCTGCCGGATCTGTGTCGACCCCGACCGGCCGCATGATATTGTGTGCGTTGTTGAAACCGTCAGCGACCTGTGGGCGTTGGAGAGGGCCGGTGCTCATCGTGGTGTCTATCAGGTGCTCGGCGGTGTGCTGTCGGCGCTCAAGGGTATTGGTCCGGAAGATCTGAACGTTGGTTCCCTGTTCGAACGATTGAGGGATGGCTCCATAAGGGAAGTCATTCTGGCGCTTGGTTCGACCGTGGAGGGAGCAACGACCATGTACTGGCTGCAGGAAAAGATTGCGCCTTACGACGTGGTGGTCAGCCGGGTGGCGCAAGGTGTGCCGATGGGTGGTGCGCTCGATGTGCTGGATGACGGCACGCTGGCGGCGGCGGTGAGCGCCAGACGACTGATATAA
- the clpA gene encoding ATP-dependent Clp protease ATP-binding subunit ClpA, translating into MLSRNLEQTLHRALTLAGERHHEYATLEHLLIALIDDPDAVTVFRACGVDLDKLRGDLTEFLDKDLAGLTAERTTEPKPTAAFQRVIQRAAIHVQSTGRDEVTGANVLVALFAERESHAVYFLQLQDMTRLDAVNFISHGIAKAPDRSVRRSSNGAPTGSAEKDETGGEEKGRGSASKTGEALATYCVDLNKKAAEGKIDSLIGRESEVERTIQILCRRTKNNPLYVGDPGVGKTAIAEGLAKRIVEGDVPEVLLNATIYSLDMGTLLAGTRYRGDFEERLKAVVHDLEQNPGGILFIDEIHTVIGAGATSGGAMDASNLLKPALAAGTLRCIGSTTYKEFRQHFEKDRALVRRFQKIDVEEPNLDDAVKILRGLKTNYEKHHKVRYTDDAIRAAVELSVKYIHDRKLPDKAIDIIDEAGASRMLLPESKRRKTITLKDVEDTIAKIARIPAKTVSADDKEVLRALERDLKNMVFGQDKAIQTLSDAIKLARAGLREPEKPIGNYLFSGPTGVGKTEVARQLASTLGIELIRFDMSEYMERHSVSRLLGAPPGYVGFDQGGLLTDAVDQHPHAVLLLDEIEKAHPDLYNVLLQVMDHGQLTDHNGKTVDFRNVILIMTTNAGAADLSKEAIGFGRDTREGEDQEAIKRLFTPEFRNRLDAIIPFGNLQPETVGRVVEKFVLQLEAQLADRNVTIEMSSAAKEWLAERGYDRLYGARPLGRVIQDSIKKPLSEELLFGRLTKGGAVKISVKDGELSFEYLENATSSPAAEAPEEGEEKQDTNGLSS; encoded by the coding sequence ATGCTGTCACGCAATCTCGAACAGACGTTGCACCGGGCACTGACGCTGGCGGGTGAGCGGCATCATGAATACGCAACGCTTGAGCATCTTCTGATAGCTCTGATTGATGATCCGGATGCGGTAACCGTTTTCCGGGCCTGTGGCGTTGATCTGGATAAACTCCGGGGGGATCTGACCGAGTTTCTCGACAAGGATCTGGCAGGTCTGACTGCCGAACGCACGACGGAGCCGAAGCCGACCGCAGCATTTCAGCGTGTCATTCAGCGTGCCGCCATTCATGTGCAGTCTACCGGTCGCGACGAAGTCACGGGAGCCAATGTGCTGGTTGCCCTCTTTGCCGAGCGCGAGAGCCATGCTGTCTACTTCCTGCAATTGCAGGACATGACGCGCCTTGACGCGGTCAACTTCATCTCGCACGGAATCGCCAAGGCGCCGGATCGCTCAGTACGACGGAGCTCGAATGGGGCACCGACAGGCTCGGCTGAAAAAGACGAGACCGGCGGCGAAGAAAAAGGCCGGGGTTCCGCGTCCAAGACGGGCGAAGCTCTGGCAACCTACTGCGTCGACCTCAACAAGAAGGCAGCCGAGGGCAAGATCGATTCCCTGATCGGCCGTGAGTCGGAAGTCGAGCGCACCATTCAGATTCTATGCCGCCGCACAAAGAACAACCCGCTCTATGTGGGTGATCCGGGTGTGGGCAAGACGGCCATCGCCGAAGGTCTGGCCAAGCGAATCGTGGAAGGAGACGTTCCCGAAGTTCTGCTGAACGCCACCATCTATTCGCTCGACATGGGCACCCTGCTTGCAGGCACGCGCTACCGTGGCGACTTCGAGGAGCGTCTCAAGGCAGTCGTGCATGACCTTGAGCAGAATCCCGGCGGGATCCTGTTCATTGATGAAATCCACACTGTCATCGGTGCGGGTGCGACTTCCGGCGGTGCGATGGATGCTTCCAACCTGCTCAAGCCTGCGCTGGCTGCCGGAACGCTGCGTTGTATCGGCTCGACGACCTACAAGGAATTCCGTCAGCACTTCGAGAAAGACCGCGCCCTCGTCCGTCGCTTCCAGAAGATCGACGTCGAGGAACCGAACCTCGATGACGCCGTGAAAATCCTTCGTGGCCTGAAGACGAACTACGAGAAACACCACAAGGTCCGCTACACGGATGACGCCATCCGTGCGGCCGTGGAACTGTCGGTCAAATATATCCACGACCGGAAGCTGCCGGACAAAGCCATCGACATCATTGACGAGGCCGGTGCGTCCCGGATGCTTCTGCCTGAAAGCAAGCGTCGGAAGACCATCACGCTCAAGGACGTGGAAGACACGATCGCCAAGATCGCCCGTATCCCCGCCAAGACCGTCTCCGCTGACGACAAGGAAGTGCTGCGGGCTCTGGAGCGTGACCTGAAGAACATGGTGTTCGGTCAGGACAAGGCCATCCAGACACTGTCGGACGCCATCAAGCTGGCGCGTGCTGGCCTGCGTGAACCCGAGAAGCCGATCGGCAACTATCTGTTCTCCGGCCCGACCGGCGTCGGCAAGACCGAAGTCGCTCGCCAGCTGGCCAGCACTCTCGGTATTGAGCTGATCCGGTTCGACATGTCCGAATACATGGAGCGCCACTCCGTCTCCCGACTGCTTGGCGCGCCTCCGGGCTATGTCGGTTTTGATCAGGGTGGTCTGCTGACGGACGCTGTGGATCAGCATCCGCACGCTGTTCTGCTTCTCGATGAAATCGAGAAGGCGCATCCGGACCTCTATAACGTGCTTCTGCAGGTTATGGATCACGGACAGCTGACTGACCACAACGGCAAGACTGTCGATTTCCGCAACGTCATTCTCATCATGACGACCAATGCTGGTGCGGCTGATCTGAGCAAGGAGGCCATCGGTTTCGGGCGCGACACCCGTGAAGGCGAAGATCAGGAAGCGATCAAGCGTCTGTTCACGCCGGAATTCCGTAACCGTCTTGATGCGATCATCCCGTTCGGCAATCTCCAGCCGGAAACGGTCGGTCGTGTGGTCGAAAAGTTCGTGCTTCAGCTCGAAGCGCAGCTTGCGGATCGGAACGTCACGATCGAGATGTCGTCCGCCGCCAAGGAGTGGCTGGCGGAACGCGGCTACGATCGCCTGTATGGCGCACGCCCTCTGGGCCGGGTCATTCAGGACTCGATCAAGAAGCCTCTGTCCGAAGAGCTGCTTTTCGGACGGCTGACAAAAGGTGGCGCGGTCAAGATCTCCGTCAAGGATGGCGAACTTTCGTTCGAATATCTCGAGAACGCCACGTCTTCCCCGGCTGCCGAGGCTCCGGAAGAAGGCGAGGAAAAGCAGGATACGAACGGCCTCTCATCCTGA
- a CDS encoding DNA polymerase III subunit gamma/tau, whose amino-acid sequence MPDSDREADDDLPLPPSEGMGLFFGEAPEALDPASVSSQDAVAAQPAALPAKPSPEDPPKPAAAYRVLARKYRPATLDQLIGQDALVRTLRNAFAVGRVAHAFMLTGVRGVGKTTTARIIARGLNCIGVDGKGGPTADPCGVCPNCVAILADRHPDVLEMDAASRTGVDDVREIIEACHFRPIQGRMKVFIIDEVHMLSRNAFNALLKTLEEPPPQVTFIFATTELRKVPITVLSRCQRFDLRRVSQSELLSFFTGIVEKEHVSAEQEALKLIARAADGSVRDGLSLLDQAIAQGAGTQGASDGSVTEAGVAAMLGLSDRAAIFDLFDCLMRGNVTEAIRLSDNMYDRGNDPGLMLRDLAELTHTVTRLKTVRGLEDTLELPEMERTRGAAFAGSLSLSTLSRLWQMLLKGISEVDDAPLRREAAEMVLIRLCHAATMPPPEELLKKLRSGEVAPVVAPVNRVADDGRDAPRAMMSPPEDGGSRRQRVANERWGDVGEGSSEPIPLARASAPSGPQPPRSWRELVAFVKDNREATLHGHLCHSTHLVTFSPPLVEVRIDSPAPPDLVKRLQEMLRASFGSEWVVRTAEAQGEPTLAEQSAEIIQLHNRRSSNHPLVQAILGVFPDAELGDVRDHTLDDHYGLPPEDFGSLDAGPLAIGLDPELDAPEEQD is encoded by the coding sequence ATGCCTGACAGTGATAGAGAGGCAGACGACGATCTGCCATTGCCACCAAGTGAGGGCATGGGACTCTTTTTCGGCGAAGCGCCGGAAGCGTTAGACCCGGCCAGTGTTTCCTCTCAGGACGCTGTGGCTGCTCAGCCAGCAGCATTGCCCGCAAAACCTTCTCCGGAAGATCCTCCGAAGCCCGCTGCGGCCTATCGCGTTCTCGCACGTAAATATCGCCCCGCGACCCTCGATCAGCTGATCGGGCAGGACGCGCTTGTCCGCACGCTCAGAAACGCCTTTGCGGTGGGGCGCGTCGCGCATGCCTTCATGCTCACCGGCGTTCGCGGAGTGGGCAAGACCACCACCGCCCGAATCATTGCCCGTGGCCTCAACTGCATCGGTGTGGACGGTAAAGGTGGTCCGACAGCGGACCCCTGCGGTGTGTGCCCGAACTGCGTCGCCATTCTGGCTGACCGGCACCCCGACGTGCTGGAAATGGACGCCGCGTCCCGCACCGGTGTTGATGATGTCCGCGAGATTATCGAGGCCTGTCATTTTCGCCCGATTCAGGGGCGTATGAAAGTCTTCATCATCGATGAAGTGCACATGCTGTCCCGCAACGCTTTCAATGCGCTGCTGAAAACGCTGGAAGAGCCACCTCCGCAGGTCACATTCATCTTTGCCACGACCGAACTGCGGAAGGTGCCGATCACGGTGCTGTCCCGTTGCCAGCGATTCGATCTTCGTCGTGTCTCTCAGTCGGAGTTGCTCTCCTTTTTCACGGGCATTGTCGAAAAGGAGCATGTCTCTGCTGAACAGGAAGCGCTGAAACTCATCGCCCGGGCCGCTGATGGTTCTGTGCGTGATGGTCTGTCCCTGCTGGATCAGGCGATTGCGCAGGGTGCCGGCACGCAAGGAGCGAGCGACGGCAGCGTCACGGAAGCTGGCGTCGCGGCAATGCTGGGTCTGTCCGACCGTGCGGCGATCTTTGATCTGTTCGATTGCCTGATGCGCGGCAATGTGACGGAAGCGATCCGGCTTTCCGACAATATGTATGACCGGGGCAATGATCCGGGGCTGATGCTGCGTGATCTGGCCGAGTTGACGCACACGGTCACGCGTCTGAAAACCGTTCGCGGTCTGGAAGATACGCTTGAACTGCCGGAAATGGAGCGGACAAGAGGCGCTGCTTTCGCCGGTTCCCTGTCGCTCTCCACACTGTCTCGTCTCTGGCAGATGCTTCTGAAGGGAATTTCGGAAGTCGATGACGCGCCGTTGCGTCGTGAGGCGGCAGAGATGGTGCTGATCCGTCTCTGTCATGCTGCGACGATGCCACCACCGGAAGAGTTGCTGAAAAAACTGCGCTCTGGCGAAGTCGCACCGGTTGTCGCCCCCGTCAATCGGGTGGCGGATGACGGACGGGATGCTCCCCGCGCCATGATGTCACCGCCCGAGGACGGCGGAAGCAGGCGTCAGAGAGTCGCCAATGAACGGTGGGGCGACGTTGGAGAAGGGAGCTCCGAGCCGATCCCGTTGGCGAGAGCCTCTGCTCCGTCAGGCCCGCAGCCGCCACGCAGTTGGCGTGAACTGGTGGCCTTTGTGAAGGATAACCGCGAGGCGACCCTGCACGGCCACCTGTGTCACTCCACGCATCTGGTGACGTTTTCTCCGCCGCTGGTTGAGGTGCGTATCGACAGCCCGGCTCCTCCGGACCTTGTAAAACGGTTGCAGGAAATGCTCCGAGCAAGCTTTGGGAGCGAGTGGGTGGTGCGAACCGCCGAGGCGCAGGGCGAGCCGACGCTGGCTGAGCAGAGCGCCGAGATCATTCAGCTTCATAACCGCCGCTCGTCGAACCACCCGCTGGTACAGGCGATTCTTGGTGTGTTTCCGGATGCTGAACTGGGCGATGTGCGGGACCACACGCTCGACGACCATTACGGGTTGCCTCCCGAAGATTTCGGATCGCTGGATGCTGGGCCGCTGGCAATAGGGCTTGACCCGGAACTGGACGCCCCCGAAGAACAGGACTGA